In the Candidatus Electrothrix rattekaaiensis genome, one interval contains:
- the glyQ gene encoding glycine--tRNA ligase subunit alpha, whose translation MYFQDIIAALNSYWASAGCVVMQPYDMEVGAGTFHPATLLKALGPEPWKAAYVQPSRRPTDGRYGENPNRLQHYYQYQVVIKPSPNNIQEMYLESLKQFGLNLLEHDIRFVEDDWESPTLGAWGLGWEVWLDGMEITQFTYFQQAGSIDLKPITVEITYGLERIAMYLQEKESVYDIQWNDEVTYGEIFLQAEKEFSAFNFEEAKVDDLITSFDNYEREALKLVEKDLIRPAYDYCLKCSHTFNLLDARKAISVAERTRYIGRIRNIARQVARHYVDQREAMGWPMLKEKEELLCG comes from the coding sequence ATGTATTTTCAAGATATTATCGCAGCGTTGAATAGCTACTGGGCCTCTGCCGGTTGCGTTGTTATGCAGCCCTATGATATGGAAGTCGGTGCCGGAACCTTTCACCCGGCCACCCTACTCAAGGCTCTGGGGCCGGAACCCTGGAAGGCCGCTTATGTGCAGCCCTCCCGCCGTCCCACTGATGGGCGTTACGGTGAGAATCCCAACCGTCTGCAACATTATTATCAGTATCAGGTGGTGATTAAACCTTCGCCGAACAATATCCAGGAGATGTATCTGGAGAGCCTGAAGCAATTTGGCCTCAACCTGCTGGAGCATGATATCCGCTTTGTCGAGGATGACTGGGAATCACCCACCCTTGGGGCCTGGGGCCTGGGTTGGGAGGTCTGGCTTGACGGTATGGAAATCACTCAGTTCACTTATTTCCAGCAGGCCGGTTCTATTGATCTCAAGCCGATTACTGTGGAGATTACCTATGGCCTGGAGCGCATTGCCATGTATCTCCAAGAAAAGGAGTCGGTCTATGATATTCAGTGGAACGATGAGGTGACCTACGGGGAGATCTTCCTTCAGGCAGAAAAAGAGTTCTCAGCCTTTAACTTTGAAGAGGCCAAGGTGGATGATCTGATCACCAGCTTTGATAACTATGAGCGGGAGGCCCTGAAGTTGGTGGAAAAAGATTTGATCCGTCCGGCCTATGATTACTGCCTCAAATGCTCCCATACCTTTAACCTGCTGGATGCGCGTAAGGCGATCTCTGTTGCCGAGCGAACTAGGTATATCGGACGTATCCGTAATATTGCTCGTCAGGTTGCTCGACATTATGTGGATCAGCGCGAGGCAATGGGTTGGCCTATGTTGAAGGAAAAGGAAGAACTGCTATGTGGGTAG
- a CDS encoding AAA family ATPase, whose product MWVEELTLENIRCFEKVTLRFAKKGKPYRWITLLGENGGGKSTTVQTLALLLAGPEGAQKLLPRPVGWLRDENQYGKLSIRIHQGANDPGQHGEKKITSVFGYSYFVTGNKPLTIRNKKYTEPTIVENPDKRLTWLRQNALTSKGEGWFSVGYGAFRRLTRSSQIIVPSLEPQARFSNFITQFDEDQPLAAFEQWMVYLDYRIAKEKDPEAERQKELGILAINKVLPDDVSFHSVTAEGRILFDIGGMKVPTIALSDGYRSVLALAGDIVWRLLLSYPESNDPLMEEGVVLIDELDIHLHPIWQRDIALWLQEQFPNIQFIVATHSPLVASGAGEDALTYRFFFQDGTSSVEQIKNIAAMNVDRILESAAFGLVSPYSPQTQEKIDRYDTIARKRQRSKQEEEEMQLLLPFMKTARPVGGPPEPGSLESKIDQYLDKKLS is encoded by the coding sequence ATGTGGGTAGAAGAATTAACCCTAGAGAATATTCGATGTTTTGAGAAAGTTACGTTACGTTTTGCTAAGAAAGGAAAGCCGTATAGGTGGATAACTCTACTCGGTGAGAATGGCGGGGGGAAGAGTACTACTGTTCAAACGCTGGCTTTACTTTTGGCAGGCCCAGAAGGGGCACAGAAATTATTACCTCGTCCGGTTGGCTGGTTGAGAGATGAAAATCAGTATGGAAAGCTTTCTATAAGAATTCATCAGGGAGCAAATGATCCAGGACAACATGGAGAGAAAAAAATTACAAGTGTTTTTGGCTACTCTTATTTTGTTACAGGAAATAAGCCGTTAACTATTAGAAATAAAAAATATACAGAGCCTACAATTGTTGAGAATCCTGATAAACGATTAACATGGTTGCGACAGAATGCTCTGACCTCAAAAGGTGAGGGCTGGTTTTCTGTTGGATACGGGGCCTTTCGGAGATTGACCAGATCAAGTCAAATTATCGTTCCTTCTTTGGAACCACAGGCTCGATTCAGCAACTTCATCACTCAATTTGATGAAGACCAGCCTTTAGCAGCTTTTGAGCAATGGATGGTTTATCTTGATTATCGCATTGCTAAAGAGAAAGACCCTGAGGCTGAACGTCAGAAAGAGCTAGGGATATTGGCTATTAATAAAGTACTTCCCGATGATGTATCCTTTCATTCGGTTACAGCAGAAGGTAGGATTTTATTTGATATCGGTGGGATGAAAGTGCCGACAATTGCGTTGAGCGACGGCTACCGTAGTGTTCTTGCCTTGGCAGGAGATATTGTATGGAGGCTTTTGCTGTCTTACCCCGAAAGCAATGACCCTTTGATGGAGGAAGGTGTTGTCCTGATAGATGAGTTGGATATTCATCTGCATCCGATCTGGCAACGGGATATTGCTCTTTGGTTGCAGGAACAATTTCCCAATATTCAATTTATTGTTGCAACGCATAGCCCTTTAGTTGCTTCAGGAGCAGGAGAAGATGCATTGACGTATCGTTTTTTCTTTCAAGATGGAACGAGTTCCGTGGAACAAATTAAAAATATAGCAGCAATGAATGTTGATCGTATTTTAGAAAGTGCTGCTTTTGGCCTTGTGTCTCCGTATTCTCCACAAACCCAAGAAAAGATAGATAGATACGACACGATTGCACGCAAAAGACAGCGGAGCAAGCAAGAGGAAGAGGAAATGCAGCTCCTGTTGCCGTTTATGAAAACTGCTCGCCCCGTTGGAGGCCCACCGGAACCGGGATCACTTGAAAGTAAAATTGACCAATATCTTGACAAAAAACTGTCATGA
- a CDS encoding retron system putative HNH endonuclease, which produces MIALQRADQPKILERKAVEWREKLLSATTTKQRRNAKSKYRHKDIKHALRAMCHDKCAYCESKVTHVDHGDIEHYRPKSKFPELTFTWSNLLLACGVCNGTKYKGDKFPEEEQDGPLVHPCEDDPSQHFAFHYEPQAGIASIYGITPRGETTERILGLNRHELRAYRSGQIAKLYTLAQLADSDPEAAALFQEATEDSAEYSAFARVIKRESEHKK; this is translated from the coding sequence ATGATAGCTCTTCAACGGGCAGACCAGCCGAAAATTCTTGAAAGAAAGGCGGTGGAATGGAGAGAGAAGTTGTTATCAGCGACAACCACAAAGCAACGTCGTAACGCAAAATCAAAGTATCGGCATAAAGATATTAAACATGCCTTACGTGCCATGTGTCACGATAAGTGTGCTTATTGTGAAAGCAAGGTTACTCATGTGGATCATGGCGATATTGAACATTATCGTCCCAAGAGTAAATTCCCGGAATTGACATTTACGTGGTCGAATTTACTTTTGGCCTGTGGGGTGTGCAATGGGACCAAATATAAGGGGGATAAGTTTCCAGAAGAGGAGCAGGATGGCCCTCTTGTTCACCCTTGTGAGGATGATCCCTCACAGCATTTTGCTTTTCATTATGAACCGCAGGCGGGTATTGCCAGTATATATGGCATTACTCCGCGAGGTGAGACAACAGAGAGAATTTTGGGTCTTAATCGGCATGAGTTACGGGCATATCGTTCCGGGCAAATAGCCAAGCTGTATACATTGGCCCAATTGGCTGATTCGGACCCTGAAGCTGCTGCTCTTTTCCAGGAAGCGACAGAAGATTCGGCTGAATATTCTGCATTTGCACGAGTTATAAAGAGAGAGTCGGAGCACAAGAAGTGA
- the metG gene encoding methionine--tRNA ligase: MTTYITTPIYYVNAMPHIGHAYTTIIADTYARFRRLCGDEVRFQTGTDEHGEKIVQAAEKEGVNPREYVDRISASFQQTWPDLDIAPDKFIRTTDADHISLVQDILQKVYDDGDIYFSEYSGHYCKGCERFLTEKELVDGKCPDHLTVPEVVSEQNYFFRMSKYQDWLIEHVESNPEYITPECYRNEVLSFLREPLEDLCISRPCSRLTWGIPLPFDKNFVTYVWFDALINYLTGVGYPDSSCFDYWTAAEHVIAKDILKPHAIYWPTMIRAMGLPPYRRLHVHGYWNVDETKMSKSLGNVIRPGDLVEEYGVDTVRYFLLREMSFGRDSSFSTEALEARRNSDLANDVGNLFSRALTMLAKYADSIVPEIDKATVTDEDRLLVDALEKMVADYTTAMNAFEFHKALQSIWEVIGMLNRFIVTNAPWELAKEPEQAGRLNTVLYFLADSLRLLALVLRPVMPSAAEKMAVALGMEKELAAATLEQEGCWGRMQAGTVLHQGEALFPRLAKKKKQQPQAQPQENQEKEQEKKGKAKKKEAASDTADGDMEGLITFEQFGDVELRVAEIVTAEKIKKANKLLKLTVKAPEERTLVAGIAKHYSPEELIGKKVIIVANLKPAKLMGITSQGMVLAAKEIDADGNERLVLSTVAGDIAPGSRVA; this comes from the coding sequence ATGACTACCTATATTACCACCCCGATTTACTACGTCAACGCCATGCCCCACATCGGGCATGCCTACACCACCATTATTGCCGATACCTACGCCCGTTTTCGCCGTCTCTGCGGCGACGAGGTGCGTTTTCAAACCGGCACGGATGAACACGGTGAGAAAATTGTCCAGGCTGCCGAAAAGGAAGGCGTTAATCCACGGGAATACGTTGACCGGATTTCAGCGTCGTTTCAGCAAACTTGGCCGGACCTGGATATTGCCCCGGATAAATTTATCCGAACCACAGATGCGGATCATATCAGTCTGGTGCAGGATATTCTCCAAAAGGTCTACGATGACGGAGATATTTATTTTTCCGAGTATTCAGGTCATTACTGCAAGGGCTGTGAACGCTTCCTCACGGAAAAAGAGTTAGTGGACGGCAAATGTCCGGATCATCTCACTGTGCCCGAGGTGGTCAGCGAGCAGAACTATTTTTTCCGCATGTCCAAGTATCAGGATTGGCTGATTGAGCATGTTGAGAGTAATCCTGAATACATCACCCCGGAGTGCTATCGCAACGAGGTGCTCTCCTTTCTCCGTGAGCCGCTGGAGGATCTCTGCATCTCCCGGCCCTGCTCCCGTCTGACGTGGGGCATTCCCTTGCCTTTTGATAAGAATTTCGTCACCTATGTTTGGTTTGACGCCCTGATCAATTACCTGACCGGGGTTGGTTATCCTGATAGCTCCTGCTTTGATTACTGGACTGCTGCCGAGCATGTCATTGCCAAAGATATTCTCAAACCCCATGCTATTTACTGGCCAACTATGATTCGGGCAATGGGGTTGCCTCCGTATCGACGGTTGCATGTCCACGGCTACTGGAATGTGGATGAGACCAAGATGTCCAAGTCGTTAGGCAATGTTATTCGTCCTGGTGACTTGGTTGAGGAATACGGGGTGGATACGGTGCGGTATTTCTTACTCCGGGAGATGAGTTTTGGTCGGGATTCTTCTTTTTCCACCGAAGCCTTGGAGGCCCGTCGTAACTCGGATTTGGCCAATGATGTGGGGAACCTTTTCTCCCGTGCCCTGACTATGTTGGCCAAGTATGCCGACTCCATCGTACCGGAGATCGACAAAGCCACGGTTACTGATGAAGATCGGTTGTTGGTGGATGCCTTGGAAAAGATGGTGGCCGATTATACCACCGCTATGAACGCCTTTGAGTTTCACAAAGCCTTGCAGTCAATCTGGGAGGTCATCGGTATGCTCAACCGTTTCATTGTCACCAATGCCCCTTGGGAGCTGGCTAAAGAACCGGAGCAGGCTGGACGGCTGAACACGGTTCTGTATTTTTTGGCTGATAGTCTGCGCCTCCTTGCTCTGGTGCTCCGTCCGGTTATGCCCAGTGCTGCGGAGAAAATGGCAGTGGCTCTGGGGATGGAGAAGGAATTGGCTGCGGCGACATTGGAGCAAGAAGGATGTTGGGGCAGAATGCAGGCAGGCACTGTACTGCATCAGGGAGAGGCATTATTTCCGCGCTTGGCAAAAAAGAAAAAACAGCAGCCCCAAGCTCAACCTCAAGAAAATCAAGAGAAAGAGCAGGAGAAGAAAGGCAAGGCAAAGAAAAAAGAGGCTGCTTCGGATACTGCGGACGGAGACATGGAAGGGCTGATTACCTTTGAGCAATTCGGTGATGTTGAATTGCGGGTGGCGGAAATCGTCACAGCAGAGAAGATCAAGAAGGCCAATAAGCTGCTTAAACTCACGGTCAAGGCTCCAGAGGAACGAACCTTGGTTGCGGGCATTGCCAAGCATTACAGCCCGGAAGAACTGATCGGCAAGAAGGTCATCATCGTGGCTAACCTGAAACCAGCCAAGCTGATGGGGATTACTTCACAAGGGATGGTGCTGGCTGCCAAGGAAATCGATGCGGACGGTAATGAGCGGTTGGTGTTGTCCACGGTGGCCGGGGATATTGCGCCGGGGTCGCGGGTGGCCTAA
- a CDS encoding alpha-amylase family glycosyl hydrolase, whose product MMNKDISWLASQVVYEIFPDRFAIGKRYEAREKLALPCYERATDYVVRDWSERPNALTATKEFFGGDLYGIIDRLDYLQDLGITTLYLTPVFFAPSNHKYDATDFFEIDEQFGGREALVELLKELHKRNMYLFLDIAFNHISDIHPWFIAAVRNEQPCRNFFIPSADFLDDEFSSLDEPDFSLHEFQGRSSPEALCKAITSDYPVWQLPAPAKRVDWLKIDWLNNLLKEHKLYSELVASAQLRKVNAAEKCSVDQLRLQYNGTKDEEDLKKLVRSLLEIAYPGETPKVRNRFSVAGLCQKIRADDYGQKISAEENTISWLNALLRTADLYHKVFKKKNISLDKLTRRTLEALKVKYDQSQCEDDLAILNRYLLESFYPRETPMSYQAWQGYRPMPELNLTDKKLQGRLYRNDDSVLQQYLRLGVDGLRFDTANDVGRETIKDIRHALKEKFPHAVFIGEITNYAGDWIDREEKYHGVMNYYFHGALSAWLLGTLSSLQMNHTVREYYQGYGKEGSCSSWNILSSHDTVRLKNLLPEEKARTLALIAQFTLPGIPLIYYGEEVGMEGGPDPDCRRPMIWDERLWDKEVLALYKKLIEIRHSRTELREGRFMMLGHKMVSDALVFLRYTEQINEVALVVINRSRNPLKEKLFLPHSHLYQGLRLKDLLFPAQTVEIQTGGNIELKMLARSAAVFVPDDTAFVNYDFYKSRSLTAGASRNVPHNEL is encoded by the coding sequence ATGATGAATAAAGATATATCGTGGCTGGCATCACAGGTTGTCTATGAAATTTTTCCTGATCGATTTGCTATCGGAAAAAGATACGAAGCACGGGAAAAGCTTGCTCTGCCGTGTTATGAACGGGCAACTGACTATGTAGTTCGAGACTGGAGTGAACGCCCGAACGCCTTGACCGCAACAAAAGAATTTTTCGGGGGAGATCTTTACGGCATTATTGATCGCCTGGATTACTTGCAGGATCTCGGCATTACTACTTTATACCTTACCCCTGTCTTTTTTGCTCCTTCCAATCATAAATATGATGCCACTGATTTTTTCGAGATTGACGAACAATTCGGGGGTCGTGAAGCACTTGTGGAGCTGCTCAAAGAACTCCATAAGCGCAACATGTATCTTTTCCTCGATATCGCTTTTAATCATATCAGCGACATCCATCCCTGGTTTATCGCTGCTGTACGGAATGAACAGCCTTGTAGAAACTTTTTCATCCCATCGGCAGACTTTCTTGACGATGAGTTCAGCTCGCTGGATGAGCCTGATTTCTCTCTGCATGAATTTCAAGGTCGATCATCTCCAGAAGCCTTATGTAAAGCCATAACAAGTGATTACCCTGTATGGCAATTGCCTGCTCCTGCAAAAAGAGTTGACTGGCTCAAAATTGATTGGCTGAATAACCTGCTCAAAGAACATAAGCTATACAGCGAACTGGTTGCATCTGCCCAACTCAGAAAAGTCAATGCAGCGGAAAAGTGCTCTGTTGATCAACTGAGGTTGCAATACAACGGAACAAAAGATGAGGAGGATCTGAAGAAACTCGTTCGCTCTCTTTTAGAGATAGCGTATCCAGGAGAAACTCCCAAAGTTCGTAATAGATTTTCTGTTGCAGGACTTTGTCAGAAAATAAGGGCTGACGATTACGGACAAAAGATTTCAGCTGAGGAAAATACCATTTCTTGGCTGAATGCACTTCTACGTACTGCTGATTTGTACCATAAGGTTTTTAAAAAGAAGAACATAAGCCTTGACAAATTAACCCGGCGTACTCTGGAGGCACTCAAAGTAAAGTACGACCAATCTCAATGTGAAGATGATCTTGCGATACTAAACCGATATCTTCTGGAGTCCTTTTATCCCAGGGAAACGCCGATGAGCTATCAGGCTTGGCAAGGCTACAGGCCGATGCCTGAACTCAATCTCACGGATAAAAAACTTCAGGGGAGGCTGTACCGTAATGATGACAGTGTACTGCAGCAATATCTACGTTTAGGAGTAGATGGCTTACGCTTCGATACTGCCAATGATGTGGGGCGAGAGACCATAAAGGATATCCGCCACGCCCTGAAAGAGAAATTTCCTCATGCTGTTTTTATCGGGGAAATAACAAATTATGCGGGAGATTGGATAGATCGGGAGGAAAAATATCATGGCGTAATGAATTATTATTTTCATGGTGCCTTATCTGCTTGGCTGTTGGGAACTCTTTCATCGTTGCAGATGAATCATACTGTCCGTGAGTATTACCAGGGATACGGGAAAGAAGGCTCTTGTTCCTCCTGGAATATTTTGTCAAGCCACGATACGGTTCGTTTGAAAAATCTGCTGCCTGAAGAAAAGGCACGAACCCTTGCTCTCATTGCCCAATTTACTCTTCCCGGCATACCACTTATTTATTATGGGGAAGAAGTCGGTATGGAAGGCGGGCCGGATCCTGACTGCCGACGCCCCATGATATGGGATGAGAGATTATGGGATAAAGAAGTACTCGCCTTGTACAAAAAACTTATTGAAATACGGCATTCACGGACGGAGCTGCGAGAGGGGCGTTTTATGATGTTGGGTCACAAGATGGTTTCTGATGCCTTGGTGTTTCTGCGCTATACGGAACAAATCAATGAAGTTGCTTTGGTGGTGATCAACAGAAGTCGAAACCCTTTAAAGGAGAAATTATTTTTACCCCATTCCCATTTATATCAAGGGTTACGCTTAAAGGATTTACTTTTTCCTGCTCAGACTGTTGAAATACAGACTGGTGGAAATATTGAGTTAAAAATGCTTGCTCGTTCAGCAGCTGTTTTTGTACCGGATGACACGGCCTTTGTAAATTATGATTTTTATAAATCTCGAAGCTTGACTGCTGGAGCAAGTAGGAATGTCCCGCATAATGAATTGTAA
- a CDS encoding TonB family protein, with amino-acid sequence MNEAMQRMVPAALLTLALHGALLSSWRMPLPETERPKPLPQKISVSLKRLPPPPPPLKKIVQEVQALPKITATEHQPLRPLLPKPKPKPEPLKKIVQKAPALPKITRVQHQAARPLMLKPGRKISAVPQPLPKLAPVIRQAIKPLALLQPIKKPKPQYQQPIRRRTQPVRRTLPITRQAVSSAPVKTTTRPAPQASTGVVREAAPLYQSNPPPEYPRMAKRRGLEGLVTIEAKIDRNGRVEKLRIFASSGHSILDKAALKAVRAWRFSPGTVGGRAQSMWVKVPVRFELR; translated from the coding sequence GTGAACGAAGCAATGCAACGGATGGTGCCCGCAGCTCTTCTCACACTCGCCTTACATGGGGCGTTACTTTCTTCCTGGCGAATGCCGCTGCCTGAAACAGAGCGTCCCAAACCCCTGCCCCAAAAAATTTCCGTCAGCCTGAAGCGGCTTCCCCCGCCTCCTCCTCCGCTGAAAAAGATTGTTCAGGAAGTGCAGGCTCTCCCCAAGATCACCGCGACAGAGCATCAGCCGCTCCGCCCCTTATTGCCTAAACCCAAGCCAAAGCCCGAACCGCTAAAGAAGATCGTCCAGAAAGCACCGGCTCTGCCCAAAATCACTCGGGTGCAGCATCAAGCGGCCCGCCCGCTCATGCTGAAGCCCGGAAGAAAAATCTCCGCTGTTCCTCAGCCGCTGCCGAAACTTGCCCCGGTTATCCGGCAGGCGATAAAGCCCCTGGCTCTTCTTCAACCGATAAAAAAGCCTAAACCGCAGTATCAGCAGCCGATCAGGCGACGCACACAACCCGTTCGCCGTACTCTTCCGATCACGAGGCAGGCGGTTTCATCTGCCCCGGTCAAAACAACGACCAGACCGGCACCGCAAGCGAGCACCGGTGTTGTCCGGGAAGCGGCTCCGCTGTACCAAAGCAATCCGCCGCCGGAATACCCCCGCATGGCCAAACGACGCGGGCTTGAAGGGCTTGTCACTATTGAGGCCAAAATTGATAGAAACGGCAGGGTGGAAAAATTACGAATCTTTGCCAGCAGCGGCCATTCGATTCTTGATAAGGCGGCCCTGAAGGCTGTGCGGGCTTGGCGATTTTCTCCGGGCACGGTCGGGGGCAGGGCACAGTCAATGTGGGTGAAAGTCCCTGTGCGCTTTGAGCTGCGTTGA
- a CDS encoding biopolymer transporter ExbD: MKLRNRSMAPPRVEMLPLIDIVFLLLVFFIYAMLSMAVHHGQQVDLPESGTAGLETAEAIGISIQAANGGLKLFVDEESVELPQLELLLEKKKAASKDKNPNVQIFADKSVPYQGLFQVLDRVKQAGLTSISLQAETETATP, from the coding sequence ATGAAACTGAGAAACCGCAGTATGGCACCGCCCCGTGTCGAAATGTTGCCCCTGATCGACATTGTTTTCCTGCTGCTTGTCTTTTTCATCTATGCCATGCTGTCCATGGCCGTGCATCACGGACAACAGGTGGACCTGCCTGAGTCCGGCACTGCTGGCTTGGAAACTGCAGAGGCAATCGGGATTTCCATCCAGGCTGCGAACGGGGGCCTGAAGCTCTTTGTTGATGAGGAGTCGGTGGAACTCCCGCAGCTGGAACTGCTGCTTGAGAAAAAAAAGGCGGCAAGTAAGGATAAAAACCCTAATGTGCAGATCTTTGCCGATAAATCGGTTCCCTATCAGGGGCTTTTTCAGGTACTGGACAGGGTCAAGCAGGCTGGCCTCACCAGTATATCTCTTCAGGCCGAGACGGAGACCGCAACACCGTGA
- a CDS encoding adenosylcobinamide amidohydrolase, producing MKRRQCNTLLLILILLLSGTAWGADFPLRFQDSGEKEIILKATPQRVVSFVPSVTEMLLRIGAGDRVKGITYHSVLPPEAAGKEIIGGFLKPDLDKVAKLEPDLIFYADLHKELIQPFAGKATLVELSPSSLEQSFAQLDLLGRMFNCEDRAARIIAEEQRQLAVIADKTARIPVEERQRVMRFMGRDTLMAPGDDSFQNDYIRAAGAIAPEFGKTGNIISVSLEEWQKFNPQVLYACGGDLKALTILDQPGWNEVDAVRNHRIFFFHCDLTCRAATHQGSFVSWLAARIYADEFSEPKNFVLPEEVVNRKPVQVEVPYVDKAEIVESDIKDFRNKTVLLHLNNPMRVVSTLEGQREGITTVANHYFPPPSWGLGHEQGLATLNESVRKVLGLNAESTAMLFTGADMDNLAVVKKSYQDMEVIALVTAGVTGNAMRMSVDEGLFYEPDSLDREKIKKKKPGTINILLLSNMQLSPRAMTRALITATEAKSAALQDMDIRSGVSPRNNQATGTGTDNIIVLEGAGLPIDSSGGHTKMGELIARAVYAGVQQAMHLQNGLVSKRSVFQRLKERKIDLGVLSRHFIEKVGKKGDAKILRQRVEQLLLEPKYAGFLTAIMAVSDDYAKGLVRNTEGIDLWCEAVAADIAGKKAVLSESADIDIGPTTDLLPPVLAKGIGALFNGALGDIEKNRPLLIKTDNLSF from the coding sequence ATGAAAAGACGACAATGCAACACCCTGCTCCTCATACTCATTCTTCTGCTCTCCGGCACAGCCTGGGGAGCAGACTTCCCTCTCCGTTTTCAAGATTCCGGCGAGAAAGAAATCATCCTCAAAGCGACTCCGCAACGGGTGGTCTCCTTCGTGCCTTCGGTCACGGAAATGCTGCTCCGCATCGGAGCCGGGGACCGGGTGAAAGGCATCACCTATCATTCGGTTCTTCCCCCAGAAGCGGCGGGCAAAGAGATCATCGGCGGTTTTTTAAAGCCTGATTTGGACAAAGTAGCGAAGCTGGAACCGGATCTGATCTTTTACGCTGATCTGCACAAGGAACTAATTCAACCCTTTGCGGGCAAAGCCACCTTGGTGGAGCTCTCACCGTCTTCGCTGGAACAGAGCTTTGCCCAGCTTGATCTCCTCGGGCGGATGTTCAACTGTGAAGACAGGGCTGCGCGGATCATTGCGGAAGAGCAACGACAACTGGCCGTGATTGCTGACAAGACAGCTAGGATACCCGTGGAGGAACGACAACGGGTGATGCGTTTTATGGGACGGGATACGCTTATGGCACCCGGGGATGACTCCTTTCAGAACGATTACATCCGGGCGGCCGGGGCCATTGCTCCAGAATTCGGCAAAACCGGCAACATTATCTCCGTGAGCCTGGAGGAATGGCAGAAATTCAACCCCCAGGTGCTGTACGCCTGCGGCGGCGACCTCAAGGCCCTGACCATCCTGGATCAGCCGGGCTGGAATGAGGTGGATGCTGTTCGCAACCACCGGATCTTCTTCTTTCACTGCGACCTCACCTGCCGGGCCGCAACTCATCAGGGATCTTTTGTCTCTTGGCTCGCCGCCCGTATCTATGCGGATGAATTCAGCGAACCCAAGAACTTCGTCCTCCCGGAAGAAGTGGTGAACAGGAAGCCGGTCCAAGTCGAGGTACCCTATGTGGACAAGGCCGAAATCGTGGAGAGCGATATCAAGGATTTCCGCAATAAAACTGTCCTTCTCCATTTGAACAACCCCATGCGGGTGGTCTCCACCTTGGAGGGACAGCGTGAGGGCATCACCACCGTGGCCAACCATTATTTCCCGCCGCCTTCCTGGGGGCTGGGCCATGAGCAGGGACTGGCCACTCTGAATGAATCCGTCAGAAAAGTGCTGGGCCTCAATGCCGAGAGCACGGCAATGCTCTTCACCGGTGCGGACATGGACAATCTGGCTGTGGTCAAAAAATCGTATCAAGACATGGAAGTCATCGCCTTGGTCACTGCCGGGGTCACGGGCAACGCCATGCGGATGAGCGTGGATGAGGGCCTGTTTTATGAACCGGACAGCCTGGACAGAGAAAAAATCAAAAAGAAAAAACCCGGCACTATCAACATCCTGCTACTGAGTAATATGCAATTAAGCCCCAGAGCCATGACCCGTGCCCTCATCACCGCAACAGAAGCCAAGTCGGCGGCTCTCCAGGACATGGATATCCGCTCCGGCGTTTCACCGCGCAACAATCAGGCCACCGGCACAGGTACGGATAATATCATTGTCCTTGAAGGGGCCGGGCTGCCCATTGATTCCAGCGGCGGACACACCAAGATGGGCGAGCTGATCGCCCGAGCTGTCTATGCCGGGGTACAGCAGGCCATGCATCTGCAAAACGGCCTAGTCAGCAAACGCTCCGTGTTTCAACGGCTCAAAGAGCGCAAGATAGATCTGGGTGTTCTGAGCCGGCATTTTATCGAAAAAGTCGGGAAAAAGGGCGATGCAAAAATCCTGCGCCAGCGGGTTGAACAGCTGCTGCTGGAACCAAAATATGCGGGCTTTCTGACCGCGATCATGGCGGTCAGCGATGATTATGCCAAAGGGCTGGTACGGAATACTGAAGGGATTGATCTCTGGTGTGAGGCTGTTGCAGCGGATATTGCCGGTAAAAAGGCCGTGTTGTCTGAATCGGCGGATATTGATATCGGGCCTACAACGGATCTTCTCCCTCCGGTACTGGCAAAAGGGATTGGCGCATTGTTCAACGGGGCCTTGGGCGATATAGAAAAGAACAGACCGCTGCTGATTAAAACCGACAACCTGTCCTTTTAG